A stretch of Rhizobium sp. TH2 DNA encodes these proteins:
- a CDS encoding AraC family transcriptional regulator, with product MCEDASGDHIIHDAGISGLERIDVTISRYTYEPHRHDTYGIGVTLEGVQTFNYRGARRISTSGKCIILHPDEVHDGAAGDETGLHYRMFYLDPALLAEALAPLGETLPFVSTPVVEDPELQRLSLSILDMNDAQFSSLQIDGFVADLAPILLRLAHERGPKAGAAPVKHLHAVRDYLDANRFDQVSSGELEDVAGLDRFTIARQFRRQFGTSPHRYLLMRRLASARERISLGQPLADIAADTGFADQAHFSRHFKKAYGMTPGRWAALALRAG from the coding sequence TTGTGCGAGGATGCAAGCGGCGACCACATCATCCACGATGCCGGGATATCGGGCCTTGAACGCATAGACGTCACGATCTCGCGCTACACCTACGAGCCGCACCGCCACGATACCTACGGCATCGGCGTAACGCTGGAAGGTGTCCAGACCTTCAACTATCGCGGCGCCAGGCGCATATCCACATCAGGCAAATGCATCATCCTGCATCCCGACGAAGTGCATGACGGCGCGGCCGGCGACGAGACAGGCTTGCATTACCGGATGTTCTATCTCGATCCGGCGCTTCTCGCCGAAGCACTCGCGCCGCTCGGCGAAACGTTGCCCTTCGTATCGACGCCGGTGGTCGAGGACCCCGAATTGCAGCGGCTTTCGCTTTCGATTCTCGACATGAATGACGCACAGTTCTCAAGCCTGCAGATCGACGGCTTCGTGGCCGACCTGGCGCCGATTCTCCTGAGGCTGGCACATGAGCGTGGCCCGAAAGCCGGCGCGGCGCCGGTCAAACATCTTCACGCCGTTCGCGATTATCTCGATGCCAACCGCTTCGACCAGGTGAGTTCCGGCGAATTGGAAGATGTCGCCGGCCTCGACCGTTTCACCATCGCCCGCCAGTTCCGCCGCCAATTCGGCACCAGCCCGCACCGCTACCTCCTGATGCGCCGGCTGGCGAGCGCTCGCGAACGCATCTCGCTCGGCCAGCCCCTCGCCGATATCGCGGCCGACACCGGTTTTGCCGACCAGGCGCATTTTTCCCGGCATTTCAAGAAGGCGTACGGGATGACGCCGGGGCGTTGGGCGGCGCTGGCATTGCGTGCCGGTTGA
- a CDS encoding DUF2000 family protein, translating into MFDTKIVVMLRDDLKPWQELNVTAFLMTGIAAQSPTLIGEPYRDRAGHVYNPMSIRPVVVLSASAETMASAHRKCLERDIIASAYIEEMFATGHDTANRAVFAEYAPDDAKMVGLAFRAPKKTADKISKGAKMHA; encoded by the coding sequence TTGTTCGACACCAAGATAGTGGTCATGCTTCGCGACGATCTCAAGCCCTGGCAGGAACTGAATGTCACGGCCTTCCTGATGACGGGCATCGCGGCGCAGTCACCCACCCTCATCGGTGAGCCCTATCGCGACCGCGCCGGCCATGTTTACAATCCGATGAGCATCCGGCCCGTCGTCGTGTTGTCGGCCAGTGCCGAGACGATGGCGAGCGCGCATCGCAAGTGCCTCGAACGCGACATCATCGCCTCAGCCTATATCGAGGAGATGTTCGCGACCGGGCATGACACCGCCAATCGCGCTGTCTTCGCGGAATATGCGCCGGATGATGCGAAGATGGTCGGGCTGGCCTTCCGCGCGCCGAAGAAGACCGCCGACAAGATCAGCAAGGGGGCGAAGATGCATGCCTAG
- a CDS encoding DUF6691 family protein produces the protein MKYLSALLIGAVFGIGIAISGMGNPAKVQNFFDLAGTWDPSLAFVMAGALAAALPGYALIFRRRQKPVLELAFSLPTRSTIDARLVGGSAVFGIGWGIVGFCPGGAIPVIGLVDNSIFIFLAAMITGMLLARTASGILNDRARAAEVTASG, from the coding sequence ATGAAATATCTCTCCGCCCTCCTCATCGGCGCCGTGTTCGGCATCGGTATCGCAATCTCGGGCATGGGCAATCCGGCCAAGGTGCAGAATTTCTTCGATCTCGCCGGCACCTGGGACCCCAGCCTCGCCTTCGTCATGGCCGGCGCACTCGCCGCGGCGCTGCCCGGCTATGCGCTGATTTTCCGCCGCCGCCAGAAGCCCGTGCTGGAACTGGCCTTCAGTCTTCCCACGCGCAGCACCATAGACGCACGGCTGGTCGGCGGCTCGGCCGTTTTCGGCATCGGCTGGGGCATTGTCGGCTTCTGCCCAGGCGGCGCCATTCCGGTGATCGGCCTCGTGGACAACAGCATTTTCATCTTTCTCGCCGCGATGATCACCGGAATGCTGCTCGCCCGCACGGCCAGCGGCATCCTGAACGACCGGGCGCGCGCGGCGGAGGTCACGGCCTCCGGCTAG
- a CDS encoding YeeE/YedE family protein — MTDFTPWTSMAGGLLIGLSAVLLMAFHGRIAGLSGVLGGLLPPFSIDWQWRVAFLTGAVIGPAIYMALAGPIDFFVPAGPTALVVGGLIVGIGVTFGNGCPSGHGVCGMARLSPRSFVATLTFMATALVTVFLIRHVF; from the coding sequence ATGACGGACTTCACTCCATGGACGTCCATGGCTGGCGGCCTGCTGATCGGCCTGTCAGCCGTCTTGCTGATGGCGTTTCACGGCCGTATCGCCGGCCTGAGCGGCGTGCTCGGCGGGCTGCTGCCGCCCTTTTCGATCGACTGGCAATGGCGTGTGGCGTTCCTCACCGGCGCCGTCATTGGGCCGGCGATCTATATGGCATTGGCAGGACCGATCGATTTTTTCGTCCCGGCGGGACCGACGGCACTCGTCGTTGGTGGACTGATCGTCGGCATCGGCGTGACCTTCGGAAACGGCTGCCCATCCGGCCATGGCGTCTGCGGCATGGCCCGGCTGTCGCCGCGCTCTTTCGTGGCGACGCTGACCTTCATGGCGACCGCGCTGGTCACCGTCTTCCTGATCCGCCACGTATTCTGA